A part of Jiangella alba genomic DNA contains:
- a CDS encoding TetR/AcrR family transcriptional regulator, giving the protein MPTGVQLRDARQQLFDAAERVLLRDGPSGLTSRAVTSEAGCAKGVLHRHFADFDQFLAELVLDRAAQLDAQAGALRESAGSGTVEGNLAAALTTLFGPVPVAIIPLVTFRDELRVRLRQARPGGGIAILAEVASAVSAYLADERDLGRIAPDADIDSLTLSLVGGGHLLVSDRGAEPAAVAQLVATVLAHVRRGGTGA; this is encoded by the coding sequence GTGCCGACTGGAGTGCAACTGCGCGACGCGCGGCAGCAGCTGTTCGACGCCGCCGAGCGGGTGCTGTTGCGCGACGGGCCGAGCGGGCTGACGAGTCGCGCCGTCACCAGTGAGGCGGGCTGCGCGAAGGGCGTGCTGCACCGCCACTTCGCCGACTTCGACCAGTTCCTCGCCGAGCTCGTGCTCGACCGCGCGGCGCAACTCGACGCGCAGGCCGGCGCGCTGCGCGAGTCCGCCGGCTCCGGCACCGTCGAGGGCAACCTCGCCGCCGCGCTGACCACCCTGTTCGGGCCGGTCCCGGTGGCGATCATCCCGCTCGTCACCTTCCGCGACGAGCTGCGGGTCCGGCTGCGTCAGGCCCGGCCCGGCGGCGGCATCGCGATCCTCGCCGAGGTGGCGTCCGCGGTGTCGGCCTACCTGGCCGACGAGCGCGACCTCGGCCGCATCGCGCCCGACGCCGACATCGACTCGCTGACGCTCTCGCTGGTCGGCGGCGGGCATCTCCTGGTGTCGGACCGCGGCGCCGAGCCCGCGGCGGTCGCCCAGTTGGTGGCGACGGTGCTCGCCCACGTCCGGCGCGGCGGCACCGGCGCCTAG